The nucleotide window GGTGTGTTATTTTGGTCGGATTCAGAGTGGTTGCCGTCGGGTTTACGGTGAGGGGATGGATGGGCGGCGCTTAGGGTTCAGAGGTCGTTTGGTTCGTCTTTGAAAGAGACGAAGGGGTGGTGGTGTTTGGAAATGAGACGGGTAAAGGGGTTTGGGGGGTCTTTGCATATTAAAAATTGATCTCTTAATCTGGGCCGTTGGGTGATGGGATCCAACGGCTCTGATTTAAAAGAAATGATGGGGCGGTCCAGTTTAGTAACGGGTCAGGGTCGGATAATGGATGTGGGTGAGGGTTGGacgatctggaccgttgatcaagtgAGATCAACAGTCAGGATGGGGCATGatggaacgacgtcgtttgggacgTCTGTGAGGCTTGGGCCAATTGGACCGGGTAAAGGGATGTTTGAATTGGGCTGATGATTATTGGGCCTAGTCCGATTTCCTtctcttcttttaatttgttttttttttctttttcaaactaATTTTCGAAATTTAGAAACCTAAAATCCTATTCTAACTTATAAAAAGCCAAATTAACTTAAATAATATTAGGTTAAGTACAAAAATTACATTTAAAcacaaaaaatacaaaatgccttttttttatgattttccgaTTATTGCCAAATAAATTATGATTTAAGTTTTAACCcacaaattataaaattaaatcctaagagtattttttttatttttcttttatatgactaattaattctaaaaaggcaaaaataattattaaatgcACATGcacatatattattattttttttgtatttttcattaattaagaaaaaataaaatgtacgcacaaaaatgcaaataattaataaaataccacaaaaaattctcaaaaattgcatgtaaaggaaaattattttactttttttttgatttattttggagtaattgttgtgaagtaaaaatcacgtgctcacagtattAATACACGATTCTTTTTGGGCCCCAACTTTCGATttgggcctacttggtttgatgtttaAGCCCACTAAAACATTTGTGGCTTTCATCCGAATTTGTCAGTTTGCCTCCATGTAGCTACCATTGCTTGCAGTTACCATACCTATGTTTGAGACTTTGAATTGACAAACAGAAAGCGGAAAACCAAATATTTGGAGTTTCGGCCCAGTCCATGAAAGCACAAAgggatctttacataaatagccaGGCGTATTTGgctttgtatgtatgtatgtatgtatgtatatatatataaaccttACTAtcagtggggtctggggaaggtataGTGTACACAAACCTTAACCCTACCTGGAGGGGTAGAGAGGCCATTTTCGAAAAACCCTCGGCTCAGAGACAATAGATCCGTaacaacaaaaatcagaaaaaataataTCAGCAACGTGAGATAtagtaaataaatgaaaaagtAATAGCACAGATACTATGCAAAAATGTGAAACACAACATAAATCGCTAGCAGTCCTAGACAAAACACTACCAGATAGCCGGTCAAAAAGGAAAAACGCTCGACTTCCCtttaacctacaaccctaatgctcgacctccacaccttcctatcaagagtcatgtcctcggaaatctggagccgCACCATATCCTATCTGATCACCTAGCCCCAATACTTCTTATTCCACCCTTTACCTCTACTCGTACCTGCCAAAGTAACTGCTCACACCTCCTGACCggggcatctaggcttctcctccgcacgtgcccaAGCTATTTAAGTCGctcttcccgcatcttgtcgtccaCCGGAGCCATGCCCaccctctcccgaatatcttcattcctaatcttatccagcctaATGTGCCCCCACATTCATCTCAACGTccttatttctgctactttcatcttttggatatgtgaaTTCTTGACTGACCAACACTCAGTCCTATACAGCACGGCCGGTCTACACatgttatatataaattatttatttattatacgTCCATCGTACAATTTTAAGTTTATGTAGTTTGGTGGAtgactatttgggttaattctccGAGCAAAAAAGGCAAAGATCACTATTAGTCTGTGACAAAAAACTGTTATATTCAATAGCTGTAAAAATATATAAGATTTGTAGATGTTTTGTACATAACAtatataaatgtatatatatacaaaaggAATATATTTTTTGCTATTATTTAAAGGCAGCTGTATAATATCATTTTTTCAAGCAAAAATCGTGAAGCCCAAAGGTCTCGGTTAATTTCCAGTCAATCCTTGAAAAAGCGAACATTCATTTGATAAATTCAGAATTTTGGCTTGTTAACAAAAAACAGAACTTTCACTTTTTTTGTTTATCTAGTGCATCACTTGATATAAACCAACTCCTCTCTTTAGTTCTCCGATTCAAATCATATACAAAATCTAGATTTAATTCATCTAAATTCTACACCATATCTATAATTTATGCAGATAAGTtgaatagacatgagagaaaaatgaagtaaaattaaattaaaataatattattgtgACAAAAACTGGTTGGTCCTTGTTAGTGCCATCTATGGTAATCTTTAATCATGGCAGTTAGATGGAGTTTATTCATTTCTATACGTTATTATTGggtatttttggttattttattttcaattaatttcttttttcaaaaggAAATGTAAAACAATTCATTAAAATTGAAGGtcgtttttttatattttcaaaatataagTAACACgccaatttattttgactgttgaTTTAAGATTAAAGAAGTTAAATGTCACAATCAAAAGGTAATGAGAAGCTTATATAACAAACATAAAAGACATCTAATTTAGACTAAACATCATAATAAATCGATTAAAAGACCATACTAGTACTAGTTTAGAAAAGTAGACCGCTAAGTGGTAGTTTatccattttttttccttttctttttctattgttGTTAAGGAAACCGTTTACACAATTATTTTAGGAATAAGACAAATAAGGGGAAACCGAGaagattacttttttttttaacgaAAAGAAGGTTAAAAAGGGGTACAAACCAATTTATTGATGGGCAATTGCAATTTAATGTTTACCTTAATACATCACTTGTATAAAGTTTTTCTTCTTATTAGGAGAAGTTGTGTTAttgtaataaaaaatataataacattAATAACATAATACTAAATAAGATTAAAcacaataaatattaattaaaagatGACACACATTTGGGAAATAGACCAGACATTAGTAACTTCCCCAAATTTCTATTTTAATAATGTTCTACAGTCGTTAACTTTTTCCTAATTTCCTCATCCCTCCAAAAAAGAATCTAAAATAAGAAATGCTACATATCAACAAGATAAACTATAATCGCTCCATGAACGAAAATATTCCTACAACTGCACATGTTATTTTAGGTAGAGGTGGATCtaagattttaaaattttggGATTCTGAATAAAActtttatatatattaattgaatTTTGAACACAAATATATAAAGTTTAGGCCAAAACTATTAAATTATTCCAAACCCATAAGTTGAATTATGGCTCTGCCATTAAGGACTATCCaaatttttatataaagataatcCTATAAAAACATGTTCAATTTCTCCATATAGAAAAATCATGCTCTCTTCTGTAATCTACGTATTAtaacagaaaataataataacattaGTAACCAAATAAGTCCATATACTAAATAAGAAATAATTTTAGTTCCCATTCAACTAACACCATTTAACTAGTAGAGTAttaatttatgttattttcttctaCCATTTACGAGTCATTCCTTCCCTCATTACCCTTCCTCCAAAAAAGAATCTAAAACAAGAAACACTACCTCCGAGGCAAAATATACTATAATTACTTACATGAACGAAAAACATATACACATTGTAGCTGATAATGGAGGCATTTGGAAAATATGAAGAACATCTAAATATTCCATTTGAAGGAGTCTATAGTAGAATTCCACTAATGCATATGCAGACTATCAAATATGGAAACCAAACTCCATTATAAATTGGCTGAAATCATCTCCATTAAGCACACCACTACTACAATATTAACATTTGAAGTTGGCTACATACGCTAATTTTCTCTATAGAAGCAACACGAAAGAATTTGAAGCTCTGTTCTATTTTCTATCAGTGATAAATTTTAAAagccctcggggtaggggtaaggtctgcgtacatattaccctccttagacctcacttgtggaattatactgggatattgttgttgttgataaatTTTAAAAGCAATCAAGGTTATATAGCCTTTTGTTTATTAAATATTGTTTCCTATCTTCTAATCGGTTATTACCATAATTAAACTTGAGTTCATTGTATGTTCTAGTCCATAATATTTTTCTGACTTGAATAGTATTCTGATACGTAATGGCTCATCAAGTGCAGGAAGATGACATCTGGAGCTATGTGGTTTATTGCAGTTATAGCCATTTTGCCACTCCTATTATGTGGTGAAGGCCAACGGGTGCAAACACCTCAGGCAATTGTTGCTAAAGATGGCTCCGGGAATTACACCACAATAACGGATGCCATAATTTCAGCACCAAATAACAGtgtaaataaatacaacattataATTAAGCACGGGACGTATTATGAATATATTCAAGTAGATAAATGGAAGACAAACATAGTCCTAATCGGTCAAGGCATGGACAATACTATAATATCAGGGAATAAGAGCTATGGCGGCGATGGCATCAAGACAAGTCTCACTGCTACTGTGGGTAAGCGATAAATTGTTACGATACTCAAATCATAATAGGATATCTTTTATCTGAATTTTACTTATATGACTATTCTTTGTTTCATTTCAATTAGGTGTCAATGGGAAGGGCTTCATGGCCCAAGATATCACATTTAGGAATAATGCTGGACGAGAGAACCAACAAGCAGTAGCATTAAGAGCAGAAGCTGACTTTCTTACTTTCTATAGGTGTCGTTTCGACGGCTTTCAAGACACCTTATACACAAAAGAAGGCCGACAATTCTACAGGGATTGTGAAATATTTGGCACCATAGATTTCATCTGTGGTGATGCAACAGCCGTGTTCCAAAACTCCTTAATTGAAGCACGTCTATCACTGCCCAACCAATATAATACAATCACAGCACAACATAGAGAACTTTTTAACTTAACAACGGGAATAGTGCTGCAAAACTGCACACTAAAAGCAACTCAGGAGTTGGAGAAAATGGGTAATGTTACCACATATTTAGGTCGACCGTGGGGTAATTTCTCTAGGACAGTGGTCATGCATAGTTACATTGACCATTTTATAAATCCAAGAGGATGGGTTGAATTTATAACCGAGTCGTTACTTCAGCCATTCTATCTTGAGTATGAGAATAGAGGACCAGGCGCAATCACAGATGGACGAGTGGAGTGGGCCTCTGTCACTAGAGATTCAGAGATTGCATCAAAATTCACGGTCAGACACTTCATAGGAGGTGACAAATGGATTCCCGCCGATGTTCCGTATTATTTAGATCTTCATGAATAGTCCGGTGTAATACCCATGCAAGTTCCCACTAGTTATCAGAATTGCaaatatagtttatatgtattgtAAATGCCAAATGTTTgcacttttaaataaaaataccaaaatatttccttatttgtttgtgTTTTTTGTGTATAATTATTTGAtcatttaataaaatcaattgaTTAATTGGCTAGATGATTAATAATTAATTTGTACTTATGTAGTTTGATAGATTAAATAGGGTTACAATTTGGATGGTTCGAATATAAGGGGACAGGcaagaaattgggccaaatttgaaaAAGAGAGGTGGCAAAGAATGCAATATCAATGGCCAATTGAGAGGGGTGCAGGAGGGGCCAAAAGGAGGTTTTTTCAAGACAAAGTTACGTTGTTTTGTTTAAGTCAGCAGGATCAAATCTCAGCCTTCCATTATCTTTGATCTAATggtccaaaaataattttatttatcatataaaatatcctaTAAATCAGATTTTTGGCCTCATTTCACTCTCTTAAACCCTAGCCCCCTCTCTCCTCTCTCAGTTTTTCCCCTCTACCGCCGCCACGTCTCACCACGACGGTGACATCCCTTGCCACCGCCAACCGGCCGCGGGCCACCTTCAACCACCACCAAAGCAACACCATTTCTTCATCTCATTCTCCTCTACTCCAAGCCCCAAATCCCTCCATTCTTACCCCATCTTCACGATTTTGATAAGGTTAGAAACCCTAGCCTCTTTTTCTTTATGAAATTTGCCAAGATTCGATTGCCTTTACCCCCATAATACCTACGTGAGCGTGTATATCTCTATTTGATCTGTCAATTGGTACTGTTTTGAACCTAGGCCCTCGCTTCTTTGTctgtgatttttattttgttttttaattgATTCTAGGTTTTAGTTGAGAATGAGTTTTGTTTTGATATAATTCATGATTCGGTCTAATATCTGATTTTGCCGTTGTTTCAGTTAATCGGTTTTGATTATTTTATCACTGTTAATACATCGTTTGCCTAAtcgttgaattttattttgtctctGATTAATTGTATTAGCATTAGTTTAATTTTTGGAGTTTGGAATgctaaattttctatttttgtactTGTTAAAGTAGTATGATGGTTTGGTATTAATAATAGCTGAGCTATTAAAAGAATACTTGAGAgtaatttttgggattttggagtTCAGTTTCTGGGTTGTCTTGAGCCTCATTTTTGCTGTTGGAGTCTTCTTTGCTGAATGGTTGTTGGTAACTGCCATTCTTTTGCTGTTGTTTGGTATTTTCTGCAACTAGGTAATGTTCTTAACCTTCTAAAGTGATTTCTTTCATAATAGACAATGAAGATATTGTACTCAGAGTAGTTTTGATCTTACACCGTTGTAAGAAATGGGTTACTACTTGTCTAGTGTTTCGATTTTTTTGATTGCATTACCTTTTGCTAGTTATGTAgtatttgttttggttgtcatATCGGTTTGCTTGTTATTGCCCCTCCCCTTTCCCCTTCCTAAGCCGGTCTTCCGGAAAGAGCCTTTCTACCTTTTAAAGGTAGGTTAAGGTCACCCTCTATTTTCCCCAGGCCCCACTTGTGAGAATACACCGGCTATGTTGTTGTTTCTTACCATTATTAGTAATGGAAAAATGTTGTGCTCTTTCTTGGAGTCTTTTTTTTACATTTAGTAGTATTGAGCTGTAGTTTGTAATTACTCAATTCTTGTTCTTCTCCAAAGGACAATTACACTTTATAAGTTCCTTTTTAGTTATTCAATGCTAAACAAGCTTCTTGAGGTCCTTTCTTTTtcgagaaattttattttgagtgaGACTCAACCAACAAAACTTGTACGAGACACCTCCACCTATTTCACAAGTGAAAATATGGGTCCCACATGTCTCCATACCCTTTCTCAATTCCCCCTCTCATATTTTTACCAATTTTACgggatgacaaatgaaaaagcagtCAACTTTTCTCCTCTATCTTCTACTCATTTTCTAAAAGGAACAGAATAGGTGAATTTTTAGGGGCTTTTGTTCGTGTATGCTTGTCCAAATTCAAGGAGAAATTTTATTGAGCGAGTCTAATTAATGCTTCATGAAAAATGCTTTCTTTTAGTTTTGTAGGCTTTTCCTTTCAGTAGTTtagtgattttattttgtttatccaTATTCTTGAGATTTTTGGTCGATGATTCCATGATGTCATTTACTATTTGGATTATGTGCTGTTTTTTTTGTAATTGTTGTTTTATAAGTATTTGGGTGTTGATTTATATTTTTACGAGCATGAAATGGaagttaaatgatgaaaatgatgattagCAAATGTTAGTCTTGCAAATATAATGGTCCATCAGGTATAAATAATTTGGGCCGAGAGATTGGGGAAATAGTAAGTTTATTTTTGGATTAAGttcaatattaattattaagttaCTTTCAGAATATTTTGTATTTGGACATGATTTTACTATTGCTATTTTTTGTCGGTGGTATTAATATCTCTATTGTATTTTCTTGATAATGATTTCATTACTTTAATACTTTATTTAGGTAATTACGATGAGAATAAGGAACTTTTCAAGCAATTTAACATAAGtacttcatttggatatttatttttttaaagagaagaaaaatatcaACTTGTAAGctcaaaatcaaaaattcaaattatCCAAACCGATTAATTCAAAATTGAACTTAAAATTTTTTGATCCCATTCGAGCTTATTGAATTGGATTTATTTGAATTGTCATTTCTTCAATTCGAAAAtcaaaatttttatatttaattttaattgtCCGAACGCTCGTCCCTAATTTCAGGGTAGTGTAAAAAGTTGAACGTTGAAAATAGACCCTTGACTATTGTAGTCGGAAAGTTTTGACTACATTAGTCGGATGATTTAAAGTGTGGTATGACCAAGAAATGGTCGAATATTTTCGACTAAGTAGGCGTAaacttaaattaattaatatttattaatttaaatatttccaACCAGGAATATTTTGGAAGCAATTCAATGTTTGATATGATCTCACTACTCAcgctattttttaatatttaacgaGAAGATGTATTCACCAGATATGGTTGAACAAATTTCAAACTCAAGCTTgagtaggggtgggcatcggtcggttcgattatgaatattatcggtttcagcatattggttatcggtttacaaatttGATAAACCGATAATTGAACTGATAAGATATCGGTTATCGATCTTTATTgattcggttatcggtttacccgataagataattTAATCTAGAGTTAAGCAAAAAGGAGAAGGTAATTCACGGGAGTTGTTAAAGCTCAGTGTACTGTACAAAAGAATAATGTTCAAAATATACTTTAAATTGATGAAGATTGTGGCTGAGAATGAAACACAAAATTAagaaacgaaaataaaaaaataaagaatcatTAATAGTCAAAAATACCAATATGAAGATGAATTTTGTTATAGAAATTAAAAGCCTAATGTATAAGACGAAAGACTTACGCTAGGAGTAACTAGTAAGgtatatgaagaatgaaaatgaaGCAGCTGAAGAGTGTGGCTgagaaagaataggagagaatgaACTGAAGCCCTAGCatatgtatatacttaagggtaaagtcataattttattagttcttattgggttatcggttaaccCATTAACAAAATTAGCAACCCGAGGCTCGAACCGATAATCCACTAGTGAAAAATTCTAAACAGTTACCGAATCGTTAACCCAATAACCTGATATCAATAACCCAATAAACAATTAACGGTTCGGGTTATCGGTCTTACCCAATATATGCCTAGCCCTAAGCTTGAGCGCCTCAAACCGTTTTAGAAAATTGAATTCAGGTATCCAATAATGATGATActtgattttgcaactcaaggtTGAGCGCCTCAAGCATTATTTTGAAAGTTTACTTAGCATTAtgccaaatattttaataaataagttattttctttcaaattaaaGGTTCCTATCTTGAAATCTTATTTAACGTTATTCCAAACACTTTAattaataacttatttttttataatt belongs to Nicotiana tabacum cultivar K326 chromosome 6, ASM71507v2, whole genome shotgun sequence and includes:
- the LOC107777057 gene encoding pectinesterase/pectinesterase inhibitor PPE8B-like; amino-acid sequence: MTSGAMWFIAVIAILPLLLCGEGQRVQTPQAIVAKDGSGNYTTITDAIISAPNNSVNKYNIIIKHGTYYEYIQVDKWKTNIVLIGQGMDNTIISGNKSYGGDGIKTSLTATVGVNGKGFMAQDITFRNNAGRENQQAVALRAEADFLTFYRCRFDGFQDTLYTKEGRQFYRDCEIFGTIDFICGDATAVFQNSLIEARLSLPNQYNTITAQHRELFNLTTGIVLQNCTLKATQELEKMGNVTTYLGRPWGNFSRTVVMHSYIDHFINPRGWVEFITESLLQPFYLEYENRGPGAITDGRVEWASVTRDSEIASKFTVRHFIGGDKWIPADVPYYLDLHE